From the genome of Pelobacter propionicus DSM 2379, one region includes:
- a CDS encoding 4Fe-4S binding protein yields the protein MGHLVGKDVFRRLGRKLDGLEIRVPWNEKLHAVLKELYSAEEAELIVRMPYGLSTVQEIERASGQESATVLRLLGEMTRKGLVMDLWLGGEYRYTPSPMIVGLFEFTLMRVGPDLNTREWARLLHDYMDEAFCEANWGDGSCFSIFRTLPHEEALRQAECAEILDYDKASALIAGTKRFSIGLCSCRHEMLHLGEKSCDTPLESCTQFGYAAEMMIRNGLGREVGRREMKEHFARSRDLGLVLTADNVRKNMRFVCHCCSCCCYLLRGISRHGFTGIILTSGYIAGITREKCSGCGLCAQACPINAIAMVAADTRSPKRKQDAVIDTAICLGCGVCALKCPSGACRLTSREQRVITPESTFERVMLHSLEKGTLQNLLFDNPARIDQTFLRFFTGAFLRLPPVKRALLSDSLRSVFLATVKGGVRRQGRGWALEL from the coding sequence ATGGGACACCTGGTAGGCAAGGATGTTTTCCGCAGGCTGGGCAGAAAACTGGATGGGCTGGAGATCCGGGTCCCCTGGAACGAGAAACTGCACGCCGTGCTGAAGGAACTCTACTCGGCGGAGGAGGCGGAACTGATCGTCAGGATGCCCTACGGCCTCTCCACGGTCCAGGAGATCGAGCGGGCCAGCGGCCAGGAGAGCGCGACAGTGCTACGCCTCCTGGGAGAAATGACCCGCAAAGGGCTGGTGATGGACCTCTGGCTGGGGGGCGAGTACCGCTACACCCCCTCCCCCATGATCGTCGGCCTGTTCGAATTCACCCTGATGCGGGTGGGACCGGACCTGAACACCCGGGAATGGGCCAGGCTGCTGCACGACTACATGGACGAGGCCTTCTGCGAGGCGAACTGGGGGGACGGCAGCTGCTTCTCCATCTTCCGCACCCTGCCCCACGAGGAGGCACTGCGCCAGGCGGAGTGTGCCGAGATCCTGGACTACGACAAGGCGTCGGCCCTCATAGCCGGGACAAAGCGCTTCTCCATCGGGCTCTGCAGCTGCCGACACGAGATGCTGCACCTGGGGGAGAAAAGCTGTGACACCCCCCTGGAGTCGTGCACGCAATTCGGCTACGCGGCGGAGATGATGATCAGGAACGGGCTAGGGCGGGAGGTGGGCAGGCGCGAGATGAAGGAGCACTTCGCCCGGTCGCGGGATCTGGGCCTGGTGCTGACGGCGGACAACGTGCGCAAAAACATGCGTTTCGTCTGCCACTGCTGCTCCTGCTGCTGCTACCTCCTGCGCGGGATCAGCAGACATGGCTTCACCGGCATCATCCTCACCTCCGGCTACATCGCCGGAATCACCCGGGAGAAGTGCAGCGGTTGCGGCCTCTGCGCCCAGGCCTGCCCGATCAACGCCATCGCCATGGTCGCAGCTGACACCCGGTCACCGAAACGAAAACAGGATGCAGTCATCGACACCGCCATCTGCCTTGGCTGCGGCGTCTGCGCCCTGAAGTGCCCCAGCGGCGCCTGCCGACTGACCAGCCGGGAGCAGCGGGTGATCACCCCCGAGAGCACCTTTGAGCGGGTCATGCTGCACTCCCTGGAAAAGGGGACCCTGCAGAACCTGCTCTTCGACAACCCGGCCAGGATCGACCAGACCTTCCTGCGCTTCTTCACCGGCGCCTTCCTCAGGCTCCCCCCGGTGAAGAGGGCGCTACTCAGCGACAGCCTGCGCTCCGTTTTCCTGGCAACGGTAAAGGGAGGGGTCAGGAGGCAGGGGAGAGGCTGGGCCCTGGAGCTGTAA
- a CDS encoding sensor histidine kinase, giving the protein MKNPADTYGQGRLDEELLKQLVHNEKMAELGRMSAGIVHELNAPLSVIASAAQMILRETDVPEFVREMVGRIGVEAQRLSHLARGMLSLSCRDSTLQEVDINLTIRFVLDFISYEAARRAVLVVPKLDFRLPVILLDGNKLKQILLNLVMNALQAMEDQGGVLRVETGSPLPGEVDIVINDNGPGIPAESLEKIFQPGFTTKKEGEGTGLGLFVTRMLVEQLGGRIEVDSRISEGTTFRVTLSTGERSED; this is encoded by the coding sequence ATGAAGAATCCGGCCGATACGTATGGCCAGGGGAGACTCGACGAAGAGCTCCTGAAGCAGCTGGTCCATAATGAAAAGATGGCCGAACTGGGCAGGATGTCCGCGGGGATCGTGCACGAACTGAATGCGCCGCTCTCGGTCATCGCCTCGGCGGCTCAGATGATCCTGCGCGAGACGGATGTGCCGGAGTTCGTGCGCGAGATGGTCGGACGCATCGGCGTCGAGGCTCAGCGTCTCTCCCATCTGGCCAGGGGAATGCTCAGTCTGAGCTGTCGAGACTCGACCCTCCAGGAGGTGGACATCAATCTCACCATCCGCTTTGTCCTTGATTTCATCTCCTACGAGGCGGCCCGGCGCGCAGTCCTGGTCGTGCCGAAACTGGATTTTCGTCTGCCGGTGATCCTGTTGGACGGCAACAAGCTCAAGCAGATCCTGCTCAATCTCGTCATGAATGCGTTGCAGGCCATGGAAGATCAAGGGGGGGTGTTGCGCGTGGAGACCGGCTCTCCGTTGCCGGGCGAGGTCGACATCGTCATCAATGACAATGGTCCGGGGATTCCCGCCGAGTCCCTGGAAAAGATATTCCAGCCCGGTTTCACCACCAAGAAGGAAGGAGAGGGGACCGGCCTGGGGCTGTTCGTTACCAGGATGTTGGTGGAACAATTGGGGGGGCGCATTGAGGTGGACAGCCGCATTAGCGAAGGGACCACATTCAGGGTGACACTGTCAACGGGGGAGCGGAGCGAGGATTGA
- a CDS encoding exosortase system-associated protein, TIGR04073 family — MKRRQLYCTLVVAFLLALPLSALAEQEIEQRDELIAEKMAVKLTRGLTNAVTCIVEIPKQTILSVRDMGAAGYVVGPLKGIGMTVFRATMGAAEAAFFLIPQPGYYDSMIDPAYVWEGWEPRGDTSPMLEGENPQPQPEAAQQ, encoded by the coding sequence ATGAAGAGACGCCAGCTGTACTGTACACTCGTGGTTGCTTTCCTGCTCGCCCTGCCCCTTTCAGCCCTTGCCGAGCAAGAGATCGAACAGAGGGACGAACTGATTGCCGAGAAGATGGCGGTCAAGCTTACCCGCGGCCTGACCAATGCCGTTACGTGCATCGTGGAGATTCCCAAGCAGACGATCCTGAGCGTGCGCGACATGGGAGCGGCTGGCTATGTCGTCGGACCGCTCAAGGGAATCGGCATGACCGTCTTCCGTGCCACCATGGGCGCCGCCGAGGCAGCCTTCTTCCTGATACCGCAACCGGGATACTACGATTCCATGATCGATCCTGCCTATGTGTGGGAGGGATGGGAACCAAGGGGGGATACCTCTCCCATGCTGGAGGGAGAAAACCCACAGCCACAGCCGGAAGCGGCACAGCAATAA
- a CDS encoding 2-isopropylmalate synthase, producing MAQETKNGAERRLIRIFDTTLRDGEQSPGNSMNMEEKLRVARQLEKLNVDIIEAGFPIASVGDFEAVKRIAQTLTKPQIAGLCRSSDKDIDRAWEAVQYAGERARIHTFIATSDIHMKYKLQMEPAKVLATAVKAVKYAKGYTSNVEFSCEDAVRTRLPFLAEVVEATIDAGATTVNIPDTVGYTTPSEFYNIIRYLKENVSNIEKAVISVHCHNDLGLSVANSLAAIQAGAGQVECTINGIGERAGNCSLEELVMVLRTRHDILPYYTNVATEQLTSSSRLLSTITGIMVQPNKAIVGANAFAHESGIHQHGMMMDSSTYEIMTPESVGLAAGALVLGKHSGRHAFKKRLQELGHELDDEMLNRAFVRFKALADLKKEVFDEDLDAIVADESREEEMYKLVLLNVSCGSLSVATATVKMEINGQLLRAAELGDGPVDATLKAIRKLTKSKAKLEQFNVGSITGGTDAQGEVTMRVSDGNHLVVGKGSSTDIIEASAKAFVHALNRLHYRQKKMNGGV from the coding sequence ATGGCACAGGAAACGAAAAACGGCGCGGAACGTCGCTTGATCAGGATTTTCGATACGACGCTGAGGGATGGCGAGCAGTCCCCCGGCAACAGCATGAACATGGAGGAGAAGCTGCGGGTTGCCCGCCAGCTGGAAAAGCTGAACGTGGATATCATCGAGGCAGGCTTCCCCATCGCCTCGGTGGGTGATTTCGAAGCGGTCAAGCGCATCGCCCAGACCCTGACGAAGCCCCAGATCGCCGGGCTCTGCCGCTCCAGCGACAAGGACATCGACCGGGCCTGGGAGGCGGTGCAGTACGCCGGGGAGCGGGCGCGCATCCACACCTTCATCGCCACCTCGGACATCCACATGAAGTACAAGCTGCAGATGGAGCCGGCAAAGGTCTTGGCAACGGCGGTCAAGGCGGTGAAGTACGCCAAAGGCTACACCTCCAACGTGGAATTCTCCTGCGAGGATGCGGTCCGCACACGGCTCCCCTTCCTGGCCGAGGTGGTGGAGGCGACCATCGATGCCGGCGCGACCACGGTCAACATCCCGGACACCGTCGGCTACACCACCCCCAGCGAGTTCTATAACATCATCAGGTACCTGAAGGAGAACGTCTCCAACATCGAGAAGGCGGTCATCTCGGTGCACTGCCACAACGACCTGGGGCTGTCGGTGGCCAACTCCCTGGCCGCCATCCAGGCCGGCGCCGGACAGGTGGAGTGCACCATCAACGGCATCGGCGAGCGGGCCGGCAACTGCTCTCTGGAGGAGCTGGTCATGGTGCTGCGCACCCGCCACGACATCCTCCCCTACTACACCAACGTGGCCACCGAGCAGCTGACCTCCTCCAGCCGCCTGCTTAGCACCATTACCGGCATCATGGTGCAGCCCAACAAGGCCATCGTGGGCGCCAACGCCTTTGCCCACGAGTCGGGCATCCACCAGCACGGCATGATGATGGATAGCTCCACCTACGAGATCATGACTCCCGAATCGGTTGGCCTGGCCGCCGGCGCCCTGGTGCTGGGCAAGCATTCCGGACGCCACGCCTTCAAGAAACGGCTGCAGGAGTTGGGGCATGAGCTGGACGACGAGATGCTCAACCGTGCCTTTGTCCGCTTCAAGGCCCTGGCGGACCTGAAGAAGGAGGTCTTCGACGAAGACCTGGACGCCATCGTGGCCGATGAATCCCGCGAAGAGGAGATGTACAAGCTGGTGCTGCTCAACGTCTCCTGCGGTTCCCTCTCCGTGGCCACCGCCACGGTCAAGATGGAGATCAACGGCCAGCTGCTGCGCGCAGCCGAACTGGGCGACGGTCCGGTGGACGCCACCCTCAAGGCCATCCGCAAGCTGACCAAGAGCAAGGCCAAGCTGGAGCAGTTCAACGTCGGCTCCATCACCGGCGGCACCGACGCCCAGGGGGAGGTGACCATGAGGGTCTCGGACGGCAACCACCTGGTGGTCGGCAAGGGCTCCTCCACCGACATCATCGAGGCCTCGGCCAAAGCCTTCGTCCATGCGCTTAACCGCCTCCACTACCGCCAGAAGAAGATGAACGGCGGGGTGTGA
- the galU gene encoding UTP--glucose-1-phosphate uridylyltransferase GalU codes for MKVRKAVFPVAGLGTRFLPATKSSPKEMLPLIDKPLVQYVVEEAVASGIEQVLFVTGRGKRSIEDHFDISVELEAHLNGQGKARELSSVRRIAEMAEIFYVRQRQALGLGHAILCARDFIGNEPFAVLLGDDIIDSQRPCLRQLLDVFEEHNGSVLALEKVPMENISSYGCVRATALSDRVFDVLDMVEKPSRAEAPSDMAIIGRYVLTPAIFDILMQQQPGKGGEIQLTDAVLTLSKEEKVYGCLFEGLRHDCGDKLGFLKATVDMALKRDEFREELSAYLRERLG; via the coding sequence ATGAAGGTCAGAAAAGCCGTTTTCCCCGTTGCCGGACTGGGCACCCGATTTCTTCCCGCCACAAAGTCGTCGCCAAAGGAGATGCTGCCGCTGATCGACAAACCGCTGGTACAGTATGTGGTGGAGGAGGCGGTTGCCTCGGGCATCGAGCAGGTCCTGTTCGTCACCGGCCGCGGCAAGCGCTCCATCGAGGACCACTTCGACATCTCCGTGGAGTTGGAGGCGCATCTCAACGGCCAGGGCAAGGCGCGGGAACTGTCCAGTGTCCGCAGGATCGCCGAGATGGCGGAGATCTTCTACGTGCGCCAGCGCCAGGCGCTGGGTCTTGGCCACGCCATCCTCTGCGCCAGGGATTTCATCGGCAACGAACCCTTTGCCGTGCTGCTGGGTGATGACATCATCGACAGCCAACGCCCCTGTCTGCGCCAGTTGCTGGATGTGTTCGAAGAGCACAACGGCTCGGTGCTTGCCCTGGAAAAGGTGCCGATGGAGAATATCTCATCCTATGGTTGCGTGCGTGCCACCGCCCTGTCCGATCGGGTCTTCGACGTGCTGGATATGGTGGAGAAGCCGAGTCGGGCGGAAGCCCCCTCGGATATGGCCATCATCGGTCGCTACGTGCTGACCCCGGCCATATTCGACATCCTCATGCAACAGCAGCCGGGCAAGGGGGGCGAGATACAGCTCACCGACGCGGTTCTGACCCTGTCCAAGGAAGAAAAGGTCTATGGTTGTCTGTTTGAGGGGTTGCGCCACGATTGCGGCGACAAGCTGGGATTTCTGAAGGCAACGGTTGATATGGCCCTGAAGCGGGACGAGTTTCGCGAGGAGCTTTCGGCGTATCTTCGTGAGCGGCTGGGGTGA
- a CDS encoding FmdB family zinc ribbon protein codes for MPVYEYRCSSCDHQFELRQKFSDQPASQCPECGGTVQKMISSTAFSLKGDGWFNQGYCSKTQSPKPASCPGGGCCAA; via the coding sequence ATGCCAGTGTACGAATATCGTTGTTCATCGTGCGACCATCAATTCGAATTGAGACAGAAGTTCTCCGATCAGCCTGCCAGCCAGTGCCCGGAATGCGGAGGTACGGTTCAGAAAATGATCTCCTCCACCGCTTTCAGTCTGAAGGGAGACGGCTGGTTCAACCAGGGGTACTGTTCCAAGACACAGTCTCCCAAACCGGCCTCCTGCCCCGGAGGCGGGTGTTGCGCGGCATAA
- a CDS encoding peroxiredoxin, with protein MSLTTLVTQQAPDFTAEAVMADNSFASITLSSLKGKFVLLLFYPLDFTFVCPSEILAFNRQIAAFKAKNCEVIGISVDSKFTHLAWKNTPIENGGIGNIQFPLVQDLDREIAKSYGILLNNSVALRGLFLIDPTGTVRHCIINDLPLGRSVTEAIRMLDAIQFSDTHGEVCPANWQEGEEAMKPTTEGVADYLTRFAR; from the coding sequence ATGAGTTTGACAACCCTGGTCACCCAGCAGGCTCCCGACTTCACCGCCGAGGCGGTCATGGCCGACAATAGCTTCGCCTCCATCACGCTCTCCAGCCTGAAGGGAAAATTTGTCCTGCTGCTCTTCTATCCCCTGGATTTCACCTTCGTCTGCCCGTCCGAGATACTGGCCTTCAACCGACAGATTGCAGCCTTCAAGGCAAAGAACTGCGAGGTGATCGGCATCTCCGTTGACTCCAAGTTCACCCATCTGGCATGGAAGAACACTCCCATCGAAAACGGCGGCATCGGCAACATCCAGTTCCCGCTGGTCCAGGATCTGGACAGGGAGATCGCCAAATCATACGGTATCCTGCTGAACAATTCCGTGGCCCTGCGCGGCCTGTTCCTGATCGACCCGACGGGGACGGTCAGGCACTGCATCATCAACGACCTGCCCTTGGGGCGGAGCGTCACGGAGGCCATCAGGATGCTCGATGCGATCCAGTTTTCCGACACCCACGGCGAGGTCTGCCCCGCCAACTGGCAGGAGGGCGAGGAGGCGATGAAACCTACCACCGAGGGGGTTGCCGACTACCTGACCAGATTCGCCCGCTGA
- a CDS encoding ammonium transporter: MKAQGWLSHYCFIPRMEQLAVVLILGITLFLSPFVASAPAEETSATAPAATSSAAQGAAAANSPSAEAVSVVAPAEPPDVAPVLDTGDTAWMLVSSALVLLMIPGLALFYGGMVRQKNVLSTMMHSLVAMGIVGVQWAVIGYSLAFAPDMGGMGLVGDFSKAMLDGLVIVKDAASGTVDWALFQNYTKEPGAIPELVFAMYQCMFAMITVALISGAMAERVKFSAYCLFVLLWTTLVYDPLAHWVWMTEGWLFKKGALDFAGGTVVHLSSGISALVFLKFLGKRHGFPHERMAPHNLPLTLLGVGLLWFGWFGFNAGSAIVGVNNSDAAGGLAGLAFATTTIAPAAAGLSWMIAEWIHSGRPSALGFGSGVVAGLVVITPAAGFVQPGAALLMGLMAGVVCYGGVLMKAKLKYDDSLDAFGVHGVGGTFGAILTGVFATVGATGLLAGNAQQLMTQLIAILAAGAYAVIVTLIISFVLDKTIGLRVEKEDEIMGLDQTQHSESGYNM, encoded by the coding sequence ATGAAAGCTCAAGGATGGCTTTCACACTACTGTTTCATTCCCCGGATGGAGCAGCTTGCCGTCGTACTGATCCTCGGCATTACGCTGTTTCTGTCTCCCTTTGTCGCATCGGCCCCGGCTGAAGAGACGTCGGCCACTGCTCCCGCGGCAACCTCCTCTGCCGCTCAAGGCGCGGCAGCCGCGAACTCTCCGTCCGCCGAAGCCGTGTCGGTCGTCGCTCCTGCCGAGCCCCCCGATGTCGCTCCGGTGCTCGACACCGGCGACACCGCCTGGATGCTTGTCTCCTCTGCCCTGGTGCTGCTGATGATCCCCGGCTTGGCGCTCTTCTACGGCGGCATGGTCCGCCAGAAGAACGTGCTCTCCACCATGATGCATTCCCTGGTGGCCATGGGCATTGTCGGCGTGCAGTGGGCGGTGATCGGCTATTCCCTTGCCTTTGCTCCCGACATGGGGGGCATGGGGCTGGTCGGAGACTTCAGCAAGGCCATGCTGGACGGCCTGGTTATCGTCAAGGACGCTGCCAGCGGCACGGTTGACTGGGCCCTGTTCCAGAATTACACCAAGGAGCCGGGCGCGATTCCCGAGCTGGTGTTTGCCATGTACCAGTGCATGTTCGCCATGATCACCGTGGCGCTGATTTCCGGCGCCATGGCGGAGCGGGTCAAGTTTTCGGCCTACTGCCTGTTCGTGCTGCTCTGGACCACCCTGGTGTACGATCCGCTGGCACACTGGGTCTGGATGACCGAAGGCTGGCTGTTCAAGAAGGGGGCGCTTGATTTCGCCGGTGGCACGGTTGTTCACCTCTCCTCCGGTATTTCGGCCTTGGTGTTTCTGAAGTTCCTGGGCAAACGCCACGGATTTCCCCATGAGCGCATGGCGCCCCACAACCTGCCCCTGACACTCTTGGGCGTGGGTCTGCTCTGGTTCGGCTGGTTCGGATTCAACGCCGGTTCGGCCATCGTGGGCGTCAACAACTCCGACGCGGCCGGTGGCCTGGCAGGTCTGGCCTTCGCCACCACCACCATAGCGCCGGCAGCAGCCGGTCTCTCCTGGATGATCGCCGAGTGGATCCACTCAGGGCGCCCCAGCGCCCTCGGCTTCGGCTCCGGTGTCGTGGCCGGCCTGGTGGTCATCACGCCGGCAGCCGGGTTCGTGCAGCCGGGAGCCGCCCTGCTGATGGGGCTTATGGCCGGTGTGGTCTGCTACGGCGGCGTGCTGATGAAGGCCAAGCTGAAGTACGACGACTCCCTGGACGCCTTCGGTGTTCACGGCGTGGGCGGTACCTTCGGCGCCATCCTGACCGGCGTGTTCGCCACGGTGGGCGCCACCGGCCTCCTGGCCGGCAACGCCCAGCAGCTGATGACCCAGCTGATCGCCATCCTGGCGGCAGGCGCCTATGCCGTCATCGTAACCCTGATCATATCCTTTGTTCTCGACAAGACCATTGGTCTGCGGGTGGAGAAGGAAGACGAGATCATGGGTCTGGACCAGACACAGCATTCCGAGTCGGGCTACAACATGTAG
- the folD gene encoding bifunctional methylenetetrahydrofolate dehydrogenase/methenyltetrahydrofolate cyclohydrolase FolD — translation MAHIIDGKAIAAKIRSEIASGVRELQGKGVTPGLAVVLVGDDQASRVYVSMKEKACNDAGIFSVEHKLAAETSEAELLALVELLNNDPKIHGILVQLPLPSQIDTDKVLEAISPFKDVDGFHPYNVGRLSVGKPVFQPCTPYGVMVMLREAGVELKGKEVVVVGRSNIVGKPVAMMCLAEHATVTLCHSRTRDLPDVVRRADVVIAAVGRPEMIKGDWIKEGAVVIDVGINRVGEKKLVGDVEFAGASQRASAITPVPGGVGPMTITMLLQNTLESAKRGMAE, via the coding sequence ATGGCCCACATAATCGACGGCAAAGCGATTGCCGCCAAAATCAGATCGGAAATTGCGTCCGGTGTCCGCGAACTGCAGGGTAAGGGGGTTACGCCGGGACTGGCGGTGGTGCTGGTGGGAGATGACCAGGCCAGTCGCGTGTATGTCAGCATGAAGGAGAAGGCCTGCAACGATGCCGGTATTTTTTCCGTCGAGCACAAGCTGGCGGCAGAAACCAGCGAAGCGGAACTGCTGGCTTTGGTGGAACTGCTCAACAACGATCCGAAAATACATGGAATACTGGTACAGTTGCCGCTGCCTTCCCAGATCGATACGGACAAGGTTCTGGAGGCCATATCTCCTTTCAAGGATGTTGACGGCTTCCACCCCTACAACGTGGGACGCCTGTCCGTCGGCAAGCCGGTCTTCCAGCCCTGCACACCCTACGGCGTCATGGTCATGCTTCGCGAAGCCGGGGTGGAGCTGAAGGGCAAGGAGGTGGTCGTGGTGGGGCGTTCCAATATCGTTGGCAAACCGGTGGCCATGATGTGCCTGGCCGAGCACGCCACGGTGACCCTCTGTCATTCCCGCACCCGCGACCTTCCCGATGTGGTGCGTCGGGCCGACGTGGTTATCGCGGCGGTCGGTCGGCCGGAGATGATCAAGGGGGACTGGATCAAGGAAGGGGCGGTGGTGATCGATGTGGGCATCAACCGCGTGGGAGAGAAGAAGCTGGTGGGCGATGTGGAATTTGCCGGCGCCAGCCAGAGAGCCAGCGCCATTACGCCGGTTCCGGGAGGAGTCGGGCCCATGACTATCACCATGCTGCTCCAGAATACCCTGGAGTCGGCCAAGAGGGGCATGGCGGAATAG
- a CDS encoding P-II family nitrogen regulator, which translates to MKLIEAIIKPFKLDEVKDALNEIGIEGITVSEVKGFGRQKGHTELYRGAEYVVDFIPKIKLEIAVSDDLLGKVIETIQTTARTGRIGDGKIFVLPLEDAVRIRTGESGGDAI; encoded by the coding sequence ATGAAACTAATCGAGGCAATCATCAAACCCTTCAAGCTTGATGAGGTCAAGGATGCCCTGAACGAAATAGGCATCGAAGGAATCACCGTAAGCGAGGTCAAGGGCTTCGGGCGGCAGAAGGGACATACCGAGCTGTACCGTGGCGCAGAGTACGTGGTGGACTTCATTCCCAAGATCAAGCTGGAAATCGCGGTGAGCGATGACCTGCTCGGCAAGGTGATTGAGACCATCCAGACTACGGCCCGAACCGGCAGGATCGGTGATGGCAAGATATTCGTTCTGCCGCTGGAGGATGCGGTCAGAATCAGAACCGGCGAGAGTGGTGGAGACGCCATTTAA
- a CDS encoding ammonium transporter, whose product MKLKLFLSISMLMLILVAGRMPVVAHAEENKDTAFAVTAPAAASVAVAETAPAAATEAAPAPKPVTAEDVQTNLNFVWTLIAAFLVFIMQAGFALVEIGFTRAKNACNILMKNMMDFSAGAIAYWAVGFGLMFGVSNGFFGTTHFFFNGVAEADQPWNFAFWMFQVVFAATTATIISGAVAERTKFSAYIVYSFVVSAVIYPIFGSWAWGNLYKGTGWLASMGFIDFAGSTVVHSMGGWLSLAGAIIVGPRIGKYDKNGNLKPIPGHNIPLAGLGVFLLWFGWYGFNPGSTTTGTTGIAIIAVTTTLAAAAGANSAMFFTWLKFGKPDVGMTLNGALAGLVGVTAGCANVSPLSAVIIGMVAGVLVVLSVMFFDRIKIDDPVGAVSVHGVCGAWGTLAAGLFNSAGFSLKQVGVQLVGMGACFVWAFGCGLILFKLIDMVIGMRVSREEEMAGLDLCEHGASAYPDFQTVHFGAMFNPDEGKK is encoded by the coding sequence ATGAAACTCAAATTATTCCTAAGTATAAGCATGCTCATGCTTATACTGGTTGCCGGCAGGATGCCGGTTGTCGCACACGCCGAAGAAAACAAGGATACTGCTTTCGCCGTGACTGCCCCGGCAGCGGCAAGCGTGGCCGTCGCCGAGACCGCTCCGGCTGCTGCCACTGAAGCCGCGCCTGCCCCGAAGCCGGTGACCGCCGAAGATGTCCAGACCAATCTGAACTTTGTCTGGACACTGATTGCGGCCTTTCTGGTCTTTATCATGCAGGCCGGTTTCGCGCTGGTGGAAATCGGCTTTACCCGGGCCAAGAACGCCTGCAACATCCTGATGAAGAACATGATGGACTTCTCCGCCGGAGCGATCGCCTACTGGGCGGTAGGATTCGGGCTCATGTTCGGTGTCAGCAACGGCTTCTTCGGAACCACGCACTTCTTCTTCAACGGCGTTGCCGAGGCTGATCAGCCGTGGAACTTCGCCTTCTGGATGTTCCAGGTTGTCTTTGCCGCCACCACCGCCACGATTATCTCCGGAGCTGTGGCTGAACGCACCAAGTTCAGCGCCTACATCGTCTACTCCTTCGTCGTATCGGCCGTGATCTACCCCATCTTCGGCTCCTGGGCCTGGGGCAATCTCTACAAGGGGACCGGCTGGCTGGCAAGCATGGGCTTCATCGATTTCGCCGGTTCGACGGTCGTTCACTCCATGGGGGGCTGGCTCTCCCTTGCCGGTGCCATCATCGTCGGTCCGCGCATCGGCAAGTACGACAAAAATGGCAACCTGAAGCCGATTCCCGGACACAATATACCCTTGGCTGGCCTGGGTGTCTTCCTGCTCTGGTTCGGCTGGTACGGCTTCAACCCCGGTTCCACTACCACCGGCACTACCGGCATCGCCATCATCGCGGTGACGACGACCCTGGCTGCTGCAGCTGGCGCCAACTCGGCCATGTTCTTTACCTGGCTCAAGTTCGGTAAACCGGATGTGGGCATGACCCTGAACGGGGCCCTGGCTGGCTTGGTGGGTGTCACCGCCGGCTGCGCCAACGTCTCTCCCCTCTCCGCAGTGATCATCGGAATGGTGGCTGGCGTGCTGGTGGTTCTGTCGGTCATGTTCTTCGACAGAATCAAGATCGATGACCCGGTCGGCGCGGTGTCGGTGCATGGCGTTTGTGGCGCCTGGGGGACCTTGGCGGCCGGACTCTTCAACAGCGCCGGTTTCAGCCTGAAACAGGTCGGTGTCCAGCTGGTCGGAATGGGCGCCTGCTTCGTCTGGGCTTTTGGATGCGGCCTGATCCTCTTCAAGCTGATCGACATGGTCATCGGCATGCGGGTCTCCAGGGAAGAGGAAATGGCCGGACTGGATCTGTGCGAACACGGCGCATCGGCTTACCCCGACTTCCAGACGGTTCACTTCGGCGCAATGTTCAACCCGGACGAAGGAAAGAAATAA
- a CDS encoding septal ring lytic transglycosylase RlpA family protein, protein MSLAPAGTARAEQGSKGVTAPRSNDSSSPITSLLEGLVHKASPLQPVIGLATYYAKRFEGRRTSSGHRYHPDLMTAAHHSLPLGTVVRVVNPATKQEVHVTVNDRCARKSFHFIDLSRAAAQKIGLWRRGSMKVVIIPLLEEPV, encoded by the coding sequence ATGAGCCTGGCTCCGGCAGGCACCGCACGCGCCGAACAGGGGAGCAAGGGAGTGACCGCGCCCCGTTCCAATGATTCATCGTCCCCCATAACATCACTGTTGGAAGGACTGGTTCACAAGGCCAGTCCGCTGCAACCGGTGATCGGCTTGGCCACCTATTACGCCAAACGCTTCGAGGGGCGCAGGACCTCATCAGGTCACCGCTACCACCCCGACCTGATGACCGCCGCCCACCACAGCCTGCCACTGGGTACCGTTGTGCGCGTAGTCAACCCGGCCACGAAACAGGAAGTTCACGTCACCGTCAACGACCGTTGCGCACGCAAGTCGTTCCACTTCATCGACCTCTCCCGGGCAGCCGCACAGAAGATCGGTCTCTGGCGCAGGGGAAGCATGAAAGTAGTCATCATCCCCCTGCTGGAAGAGCCGGTCTGA